One genomic region from Thermococcus sp. encodes:
- a CDS encoding ABC transporter ATP-binding protein, which produces MRLTAKVSFSYGQREVLREVELRAEKGELLAIIGPNGAGKTTLLKCLSGILRAEGTVRVDGVELLALKPSERANYITYVPQSSFPQFAFTVEEFVEMGAYITRGSVEEALRRVGLWERRKDRITDLSGGEFQLALIGRALAQGSRVMLLDEPTSHLDVNHSVMIMELLRELKREKIVIAVLHDLNLALNYADRMVILKDGAKFWEGKGSELTGEVLSEAYGVRVLIREVEGQRVVLPRPAKV; this is translated from the coding sequence ATGAGGCTCACGGCCAAGGTAAGCTTCTCCTACGGGCAGAGGGAAGTCCTGAGGGAAGTTGAGCTGAGGGCAGAGAAGGGCGAGCTCCTCGCCATAATCGGGCCCAACGGCGCTGGAAAGACGACACTCCTAAAGTGCCTCTCAGGCATACTCAGGGCCGAGGGGACGGTGAGGGTTGACGGGGTGGAGCTCCTCGCCCTTAAGCCCTCCGAAAGGGCAAATTACATCACCTACGTCCCCCAGAGTTCCTTCCCGCAGTTCGCCTTCACCGTGGAGGAGTTCGTCGAGATGGGTGCCTACATAACGAGGGGAAGCGTTGAGGAAGCTCTGAGGAGGGTCGGCCTCTGGGAGAGGAGAAAGGACAGGATAACCGACCTCTCCGGTGGAGAGTTCCAGCTGGCCCTTATAGGGAGGGCCCTGGCCCAGGGGAGCAGGGTTATGCTCCTCGACGAGCCGACGAGCCATCTGGATGTTAACCACTCGGTCATGATAATGGAGCTCCTCCGCGAGCTCAAGCGGGAGAAAATCGTTATAGCGGTTCTCCACGACCTCAACCTAGCCCTCAACTACGCCGATAGGATGGTTATCCTGAAGGACGGGGCCAAGTTCTGGGAGGGGAAGGGAAGTGAGCTCACTGGAGAAGTCCTCAGCGAGGCCTACGGCGTGAGGGTTCTCATCAGGGAAGTCGAGGGTCAGAGGGTCGTCCTCCCGAGGCCGGCAAAGGTTTAA
- a CDS encoding iron ABC transporter permease, translated as MRKWLPTLALLSLLSILLGVYVGPVKLGFSDVTAGIAYGVKLTLARFTGWKVGGEPRYFLIVWELRLPEVLLAYLVGVSLASAGTASQALFRNPLADPYIIGISSGAALGAALATLVSPVYMGPFALVFSLLSVLVVYTVSKVDGGIPVDTLLLAGIAYGFLANAGTWYVYATHPESTQITMMWLLGSFGGATWGKVLLILVVSALGAGFLSLKWRELNLILFGEESIALGLDVHLYRKLFLFTVAVLTAFAVYTSGIIGFVGLMSPHIVRLLLGPNHRDLTPASALFGGTLLVFADLLARTVARPTVLPVGIITALMGAPFFLYLLMKHKRGELVA; from the coding sequence ATGAGGAAGTGGCTCCCCACACTGGCACTGCTCTCGCTCCTCTCCATACTCCTCGGCGTCTACGTTGGCCCGGTAAAGCTGGGCTTTTCCGACGTTACCGCCGGGATTGCCTACGGCGTAAAGCTCACTCTCGCGCGCTTTACAGGATGGAAGGTCGGAGGGGAGCCTCGCTACTTCCTCATAGTCTGGGAGCTCCGCCTTCCCGAGGTTTTGCTCGCTTACCTCGTCGGCGTTTCCCTTGCATCCGCTGGAACCGCTTCACAGGCCCTCTTTAGAAATCCCCTTGCAGATCCCTACATAATCGGCATAAGCTCCGGCGCTGCCCTTGGCGCCGCCCTCGCGACCCTCGTAAGTCCCGTTTACATGGGGCCTTTCGCGCTTGTTTTCTCCCTCCTCTCCGTTCTGGTGGTTTACACGGTCTCGAAGGTTGACGGAGGAATCCCCGTCGATACCCTCCTCCTTGCGGGTATAGCCTACGGCTTCTTAGCTAACGCCGGCACATGGTACGTCTACGCCACCCACCCCGAGAGCACCCAGATAACCATGATGTGGCTCCTCGGGAGCTTCGGCGGGGCAACATGGGGCAAGGTGCTCCTCATATTGGTCGTCTCAGCCCTTGGAGCGGGCTTCCTCTCCCTGAAGTGGCGTGAGCTCAACTTAATCCTCTTCGGCGAGGAGAGCATAGCCCTCGGCCTCGACGTCCACCTCTATCGCAAGCTCTTCCTCTTCACGGTGGCGGTTCTGACGGCCTTTGCGGTTTACACCTCGGGGATAATAGGCTTCGTGGGCCTGATGAGCCCCCACATCGTCCGCCTCCTCCTCGGGCCCAACCACCGCGACCTGACCCCGGCGAGTGCCCTCTTCGGAGGGACGCTCCTCGTCTTCGCAGACCTGCTGGCCAGAACGGTTGCCAGGCCGACGGTTCTTCCGGTTGGGATAATCACGGCCCTTATGGGAGCGCCCTTCTTCCTCTACCTCCTAATGAAGCACAAGAGGGGTGAGCTCGTGGCATGA
- the nurA gene encoding DNA double-strand break repair nuclease NurA, with product MYRLIDRKSVDRIKDMLETGYLEAVRKLQGLEWRELPERRPSRVYAVDGSQGKQRLSGTIFYAVSSYAFGNGPAYRLVYTNAMLYNQGISDQIIRLQMETLENKLGYLSGELGGVDYVMMDGTLTGSLTRPPVYPESIRGINALQVILEDEFNSMIEFVLERLGENYHYLESKLKKERKSHEGVIFAESLMEDVFRKFFGNKLIAHSKGIRIRNCETAPEKVLIPLDALENYRGKSVEEAVESLRKKYCREIVIEDIREAIHVVLSYIEYLYSLEQLLGMDVGLIYVAKSFYTKRFAKKAGVDLPDVPYLDAYLRNKFGEEVPGYLPFPEPVKVEHSLPESLRKFFPKTEKMSSKGVYSAYIRTMRGGVIYLLQSNREINDELLSEILWHESSGYFRPLQRTHEGVKIEKKAFEAELSALLNIIKREAPHLRVFLKYGRSPLE from the coding sequence GTGTATAGGCTGATAGACAGGAAGAGCGTTGACAGGATCAAGGACATGCTTGAGACGGGCTACCTGGAGGCTGTCAGGAAACTCCAGGGGCTGGAGTGGAGGGAACTGCCTGAGAGGAGACCCAGCAGGGTCTACGCCGTTGACGGAAGTCAGGGGAAGCAGAGGCTCAGCGGGACGATATTCTACGCCGTCTCAAGCTACGCCTTCGGCAACGGGCCGGCTTACAGGCTGGTCTACACCAACGCCATGCTCTACAACCAGGGGATTTCTGACCAGATAATAAGGCTCCAGATGGAGACCCTTGAGAACAAGCTCGGCTACCTCTCTGGCGAACTCGGCGGCGTTGACTACGTGATGATGGACGGTACTTTAACGGGCTCCCTGACGAGGCCACCGGTTTACCCCGAGAGCATAAGGGGCATAAACGCCCTTCAGGTCATTCTGGAGGACGAGTTTAATTCCATGATAGAGTTCGTGCTGGAGAGGCTCGGCGAGAACTACCACTACCTTGAGTCCAAGCTGAAAAAAGAGCGGAAGAGCCATGAGGGGGTAATATTCGCGGAATCCCTCATGGAAGACGTTTTCAGGAAGTTCTTCGGGAACAAGCTCATTGCCCACTCAAAGGGAATCAGGATTAGAAACTGCGAAACCGCGCCGGAAAAGGTGCTGATACCCCTCGATGCCCTTGAGAACTACAGGGGAAAAAGCGTGGAGGAAGCTGTGGAGAGCCTGAGGAAAAAGTACTGCCGGGAGATAGTCATCGAGGACATCAGGGAGGCCATTCACGTTGTTCTGAGCTACATCGAATACCTCTACTCCCTTGAGCAGCTGCTCGGCATGGATGTGGGGCTGATTTACGTCGCCAAGAGCTTCTATACAAAGAGGTTTGCAAAGAAAGCCGGCGTTGACCTCCCCGACGTGCCCTATCTAGACGCCTACCTCCGGAATAAGTTCGGCGAGGAAGTTCCGGGCTATCTGCCGTTCCCGGAGCCGGTTAAGGTGGAGCACTCCCTCCCGGAGTCGCTGAGGAAGTTCTTCCCGAAAACCGAGAAGATGAGCTCCAAGGGAGTTTACTCCGCGTACATCCGCACCATGCGCGGTGGGGTTATCTACCTCCTCCAGAGCAACAGAGAAATCAACGACGAGCTTTTGAGCGAAATCCTGTGGCACGAGAGCAGCGGCTACTTCAGGCCACTTCAGAGGACCCACGAGGGCGTTAAGATAGAGAAGAAGGCCTTCGAGGCCGAGCTCTCGGCACTTCTCAACATAATCAAGAGGGAGGCACCGCACCTCAGGGTATTTCTCAAGTACGGCCGCTCACCTCTTGAATAG